The Girardinichthys multiradiatus isolate DD_20200921_A chromosome 6, DD_fGirMul_XY1, whole genome shotgun sequence genome window below encodes:
- the mapre2 gene encoding microtubule-associated protein RP/EB family member 2 isoform X2, giving the protein MAVNVYSTSITQETMSRHDITAWVNDILCLNYTKVEQLSSGAAYCQFMDLLFPGCISLKKVKFQAKLEHEYIHNFKLLQASFKRMNVDKIIPVEKLVKGRFQDNLDFIQWFKKFFDANYDGKEYDPLEARQGQDAIPPPDPGEQIFNLPKKSHHAASSPTAGASRLSSTTPKASTPTSRPSSAKKIPAIVSTPAKGEKELEAQVTHLTEQVNTLKLALEGVEKERDYYFSKLREVEMLCQEQGEENSLFVERLMEVLYAAEEQDRAELAEGDGQEVDQQAHEGTSQDPQEEQDEY; this is encoded by the exons ATGGCGGTCAACGTATATTCTACCTCAATAACCCAGGAGACTATGAGCAGGCATGACATCACTGCCTGGGTTAACGATATTCTCTGCCTAAACTACACGAAAGTAGAGCAGCTCTCCTCAG GAGCTGCTTATTGCCAGTTCATGGATCTGCTCTTCCCTGGCTGCATCAGTCTTAAAAAGGTCAAATTTCAAGCTAAATTGGAGCACGAGTACATTCACAATTTCAAACTGCTGCAGGCTTCCTTCAAAAGGATGAATGTGGACAAG aTTATTCCAGTGGAGAAACTGGTTAAAGGCAGATTTCAAGACAACCTGGATTTCATCCAGTGGTTTAAAAAGTTCTTCGACGCTAACTATGACGGTAAAGAGTACGACCCGTTGGAAGCCAGGCAGGGTCAGGATGCCATTCCCCCTCCTGATCCCGGTGAGCAAATCTTCAACCTGCCGAAGAAGTCTCACCATGCAGCCAGCTCCCCCACTGCAG GAGCTTCGAGGTTAAGTTCTACTACCCCCAAGGCTTCAACCCCAACATCCAGACCCTCTTCAGCCAAAAAGATACCTGCGATTGTATCAACTCCTGCTAAAGGAGAGAAAGAACTGGAAGCACAGGTCACTCATCTAACTGAGCAG gtgAACACATTAAAGCTGGCACTGGAAGGGGTTGAGAAAGAGCGGGACTACTACTTCAGCAAACTGCGGGAAGTGGAAATGCTGTGCCAGGAACAGGGCGAAGAAAACAGCCTGTTTGTCGAACGGCTTATGGAGGTGCTTTATGCCGCGGAGGAACAG GATCGGGCGGAGCTGGCTGAGGGTGACGGGCAGGAAGTGGACCAGCAAGCCCACGAGGGGACATCACAAGATCCGCAGGAAGAACAAGATGAATACTGA